GTTCATCGATAAAGTTAACTCCACCATCGCCAGGTACGAAAGCTGTAACTACTCTTCCATTTTTTACTAATTGAACTCTAACGCATTTTCTAACTGCTGAATTAGGCTGTCTTGACTCTATACCTACTTTCTCTAAAACTATTCCTCTGGCCATTGGAGCCCCTTCTAATGGGTCAAACTTCTTCTTTAATTGCAATACTCTAGTTTTAAATGATCTTTGACTCCATCTAAATCTTAATCTTTTCAATTTTAATTTCCTAGCTGCATATAATCCTTTTGGTGATTTGCCTGACACTTTACAACCCTCAAACTATAATTACTGAGTCTATATCCATATATCTTTTTAAAATTAATTTAGCTCTTAAAACGTTTTTACCACTTTTTCCAATTGCTAAGCCTTTATCTTGAGCATCTACAGTAATATAAACTGATTTTTTACTATCATTATCTACAACTCTTACGCTTTTTACTTTAGCTGGAGCCATGAGGTTTTTAACTAAATCTTCTAAATTATCACTATATGCTACGATTTCTACGTCTTTTCCTAAAATTTTTCTAAGCTTTTTTACATTATCTCCGCTTTTACCTATTGCTACTCCCATATTTTGAGGATTAACTAGGAAAATTATCCTATTATTTTCTTCATCTACTATACAATCTTTTGCTGTTATTTTTGTTACTGTTTGAAAAAGAGATAAATATCTTATTTCATCTTGGGTTATTTTGATTTCTGGCAATATTTACACCTCATGATATGGGCTTTCCTATCTCCATTATTTTAGAATTTCCAACGTCTAAAACACCTATAGTAGATATAAGAAATGGTTTACCTGCTAATTTTCCTAAATCCCATCCACTTCCAGGATACTCATATACTGGTATACCAGATATTTTAGAATAATATATTATATCTTGCCTTAACGTTGACTTTAAAGTAGAGGCTATAACTACCATCTTTAACTTTCCATTTTTTAATAATTTTATAGTTTTTCTACTTCCAAATATTATTTTTCCTGACTTTAATAGATTTTTTATTTCTGATTCTAACGAAATTTGTTGAGACATTTTTATCACCTCGAGGCAGGCTTCATCAGAAGCTCAACCATTCCAGTTCCTAGTTTTATAGGTTGCCCAATAATAATATTTTCTACTACACCTTTAAAGTCTTCAACGTCACCTCTAGCTGCTGCATCTAATAGATGTTTTACTGTAACTTCAAATGCTGCTCTAGCAAATACGCTAGTTTTTTCTCCAGTTACTCCA
This genomic window from Acidianus manzaensis contains:
- a CDS encoding 30S ribosomal protein S12 encodes the protein MSGKSPKGLYAARKLKLKRLRFRWSQRSFKTRVLQLKKKFDPLEGAPMARGIVLEKVGIESRQPNSAVRKCVRVQLVKNGRVVTAFVPGDGGVNFIDEHDEVVIAGIGGTLGRSMGDLPGVRYKVVLVNGVSLDALYKGKKQKPVR
- a CDS encoding NusA-like transcription termination signal-binding factor, yielding MPEIKITQDEIRYLSLFQTVTKITAKDCIVDEENNRIIFLVNPQNMGVAIGKSGDNVKKLRKILGKDVEIVAYSDNLEDLVKNLMAPAKVKSVRVVDNDSKKSVYITVDAQDKGLAIGKSGKNVLRAKLILKRYMDIDSVIIV
- a CDS encoding 50S ribosomal protein L30e, whose product is MSQQISLESEIKNLLKSGKIIFGSRKTIKLLKNGKLKMVVIASTLKSTLRQDIIYYSKISGIPVYEYPGSGWDLGKLAGKPFLISTIGVLDVGNSKIMEIGKPIS